The following proteins are encoded in a genomic region of Cricetulus griseus strain 17A/GY chromosome 7, alternate assembly CriGri-PICRH-1.0, whole genome shotgun sequence:
- the LOC100755047 gene encoding 40S ribosomal protein S29-like, giving the protein MVLTQEEGKIGHQKLYWSHPQKFHQGSRSCHICSNCHGLFQKYGLNMCRQCFRQYLKDIGFIKLD; this is encoded by the coding sequence GCAAGATAGGTCACCAGAAGCTCTACTGGAGTCACCCGCAGAAGTTCCATCAGGGCTCTCGCTCTTGCCACATCTGCTCTAACTGCCATGGTCTGTTCCAAAAATATGGGCTGAACATGTGCCGTCAGTGTTTCCGTCAGTACTTGAAGGACATAGGCTTCATTAAGTTGGACTAA